The following coding sequences are from one Neovison vison isolate M4711 chromosome X, ASM_NN_V1, whole genome shotgun sequence window:
- the RAB9A gene encoding ras-related protein Rab-9A — MAGKSSLFKVILLGDGGVGKSSLMNRYVTNKFDTQLFHTIGVEFLNKDLEVDGHFVTMQIWDTAGQERFRSLRTPFYRGSDCCLLTFSVDDSQSFQNLSNWKKEFIYYADVKEPESFPFVILGNKIDISERQVSTEEAQAWCRDNGDYPYFETSAKDATNVAAAFEEAVRRVLATEDRSDHLIQTDTVSLHRKPKPSSSCC; from the coding sequence ATGGCAGGAAAATCTTCgctttttaaagtaattctcCTTGGAGATGGTGGAGTTGGGAAGAGCTCTCTAATGAACAGATATGTGACCAATAAGTTTGATACCCAACTCTTCCATACAATAGGtgtggaatttttaaataaagatttggaGGTGGATGGACATTTTGTTACTATGCAGATTTGGGACACAGCCGGTCAAGAGCGATTCAGAAGCCTGAGGACGCCATTTTACAGAGGTTCTGACTGTTGCCTGCTCACTTTCAGTGTCGATGATTCCCAGAGCTTCCAGAACTTGAGTAACTGGAAGAAAGAGTTCATATATTACGCAGATGTGAAAGAGCCCGAGAGCTTTCCTTTCGTGATTTTAGGCAACAAGATCGACATAAGCGAACGTCAAGTGTCTACAGAAGAAGCCCAGGCCTGGTGCAGGGACAACGGCGACTATCCTTACTTTGAAACAAGCGCAAAAGATGCCACAAATGTCGCAGCGGCCTTTGAGGAAGCGGTTCGAAGAGTGCTTGCTACTGAGGATAGGTCAGACCACCTGATCCAGACAGACACGGTCAGTCTGCACCGAAAGCCCAAGCCCAGCTCCTCTTGCTGTTGA